Proteins found in one Danaus plexippus chromosome 3 unlocalized genomic scaffold, MEX_DaPlex mxdp_25, whole genome shotgun sequence genomic segment:
- the LOC116768470 gene encoding lethal(2)neighbour of Tid protein has protein sequence MVNRNKLREVYNDLKKVLTWNYLKGIIVNPSQLHVGCFLILIAELIINILVVERVPYTEIDWKAYMQECEGFLNGTLDYSKLRGDTGPLVYPAGFVYIYSMFYFLTNHGTNIKLAQYIFIFIYLLLLTLVLRIYRKTRKVPPYVLVITILTSYRIHSIHILRMFNDPVAVLFLYASLNFFLDSKWYLGSLFYSLAVSIKMNILLYAPALLFFYLVNLGLKGTIQQLLLCGVIQLVLGMPFLLVAPIAYIKGSFDLGRVFNHTWTVNYRFLDIKTFESKFFHLTLLGIHMMLLILCLPMCIKYFQSYCRLKYVQRQVQPQIDAKNRENKKRAKLRKDIKSNLNQPDEILSKEQEAFLNSFEAMLKNSSQKSKQDKVIKEHEKEKHFSINFDILSQLFILPMFLVNFIGIVCARSLHYQFYSWYFHTLPYLLWCTNYSVIVRFLILALIELCWNTYPSTDITSALLHVCHISILYGVYKKMAIELNITSKLT, from the coding sequence ATGGTCAACCGAAATAAACTTCGAGAAGTTTACAACGACCTCAAGAAAGTgcttacatggaattatttaaaaggaattatAGTAAATCCGTCTCAGTTGCACGTAGGCTGTTTCCTTATATTAATTgctgaattaataataaacatactgGTAGTGGAAAGAGTGCCTTATACTGAAATAGATTGGAAAGCTTATATGCAAGAATGTGAAGGATTTCTAAATGGAACCCTCGATTACAGTAAACTTCGTGGTGACACTGGCCCATTGGTGTACCCTGCAGGTTTCGTCTACATCTATTCTATGTTCTATTTTCTCACTAACCATGGtactaatataaaacttgctcaatatatatttattttcatctatCTTTTGTTATTAACTTTAGTCTTAAGAATTTATAGGAAAACTCGGAAAGTGCCTCCATATGTATtagtaataacaattttaacttCATATAGAATACATTCAATCCATATTTTACGTATGTTTAATGACCCTGTTGCTGTTCTGTTTCTGTATGCATCCCTTAATTTCTTTCTAGATTCGAAATGGTATTTAGGTAGTCTCTTTTACAGTTTAGCTGTTTCTATAAAGATGAATATACTTCTTTATGCCCCAGCACTACTTTTCTTTTATCTAGTTAACCTAGGGCTAAAAGGAACAATACAGCAGTTACTACTGTGTGGAGTAATACAATTAGTATTAGGGATGCCATTTTTACTAGTAGCTCCTATAGCATACATTAAGGGTAGTTTTGACCTGGGTAGAGTATTTAACCACACTTGGACTGTTAACTATAGATTTTTagacataaaaacatttgagAGTAAATTCTTTCATTTAACATTGTTAGGTATTCACATgatgcttttaattttatgtttaccaatgtgtataaagtattttcaaaGTTATTGCCGGTTGAAGTATGTACAAAGACAGGTACAGCCCCAAATTGATGCCAAAAACagagaaaataagaaaagagCAAAGTTGAGAAAAGACATCAAAAGTAACTTGAATCAACCTGACGAAATTCTTTCTAAAGAACAAGAAGCATTCCTTAATTCTTTTGAAGCTATGCTAAAAAATTCATCACAAAAAAGCAAACAAGACAAAGTGATCAAAGAACATGAAAaggaaaaacattttagtattaattttgatatcttATCTCAACTGTTCATTCTTCCAatgtttttagttaattttataggtATTGTATGTGCTAGAAGTCTGCATTATCAATTCTATTCATGGTATTTCCATACTTTACCTTATTTATTATGGTGTACTAATTATTCTGTTATTGTAAGATTCTTAATATTAGCATTAATAGAGCTATGTTGGAATACTTATCCTAGTACAGATATCACAAGTGCACTTCTACATGTATGTCATATCAGCATATTGTATGgagtttataagaaaatggCTATAGAATTAAACATTACGTCAAAACTAACATAG
- the LOC116769357 gene encoding uncharacterized protein LOC116769357 isoform X1, which produces MSNQVNRNGRLLVYQTVKTKILCHVVIYLDVIKDSYSVLLPQLPLTRYWTASNELEEEVSVLLMKWREGPVQTNLFQLPSIKTIDIDGIDGFYNDNGIKITFSIAKMQLTGLDTFSLEKITVTQSKDSMTLTAQIRVPILTLHSDKYSLKGSAYYFYPIKGSGGMTIQLKDVVALSTVRFVSVDDFSSKIDKFSLQYNISKVKANLEKSTFLINQVLNAEGAAILNGFHDDIVNGTWNYAVPQANEYLSKVSLSDFIKTILNVSQSAFVIKNTK; this is translated from the exons ATGAGTAATCAGGTCAACCGAAACGGGCGTCTGCTTGTATATCAAACAGTTAAGACTAAAATTCTTTGTCATGTTGTTATTTATCTTGATGTTATTAAAGACAGCTATTCAGTCTTATTACCACAATTACCCTTGACCAGATATTGGACag CGTCCAATGAGCTTGAAGAAGAGGTTTCAGTACTGTTAATGAAATGGCGCGAAGGACCTGTACAGACAAATCTTTTTCAACTTCCCTCTATTAAAACGATAGATATCGATGGTATTGACggtttttataatgataatggaattaa aataACGTTTAGCATTGCCAAAATGCAGCTGACGGGGCTCGATACATTCTCTTTAGAGAAAATTACTGTAACGCAAAGTAAAGATAGCATGACATTGACGGCTCAAATCAGAGTACCCATACTGACACTACATTCcg ACAAATATTCACTAAAGGGAAGCGCTTATTATTTCTATCCAATAAAAGGATCAGGAGGAATGAC aattcAACTGAAGGACGTTGTAGCTCTGTCGACAGTGCGCTTTGTCAGTGTTGATGACTTTAGTTCCAAGATTGACAAATTTTCATTGCAGTATAACATTAGCAAAGTTAag GCTAATCTGGAGAAAAGCACTTTCTTGATTAACCAAGTGCTGAATGCTGAAGGGGCAGCCATCTTGAATGGCTTTCACGATGATATTGTCAACGGAACTTGGAATTATGCTGTTCCACAAGCTAACGAATATCTGTCTAAAGTGAGCCTTAgtgatttcattaaaacaatacttaaTGTCAGCCAGAGTGCATTTGTCATTAAGAAtactaaataa
- the LOC116769357 gene encoding uncharacterized protein LOC116769357 isoform X2, translating to MHIRIFGIFFIVIFLSVVTTNGDSVKPSNELEEEVSVLLMKWREGPVQTNLFQLPSIKTIDIDGIDGFYNDNGIKITFSIAKMQLTGLDTFSLEKITVTQSKDSMTLTAQIRVPILTLHSDKYSLKGSAYYFYPIKGSGGMTIQLKDVVALSTVRFVSVDDFSSKIDKFSLQYNISKVKANLEKSTFLINQVLNAEGAAILNGFHDDIVNGTWNYAVPQANEYLSKVSLSDFIKTILNVSQSAFVIKNTK from the exons ATGCATATTAGAATTTTCGGtatcttttttatagttatatttttatcagtagTCACTACTAATGGAGACAGTGTAAAac CGTCCAATGAGCTTGAAGAAGAGGTTTCAGTACTGTTAATGAAATGGCGCGAAGGACCTGTACAGACAAATCTTTTTCAACTTCCCTCTATTAAAACGATAGATATCGATGGTATTGACggtttttataatgataatggaattaa aataACGTTTAGCATTGCCAAAATGCAGCTGACGGGGCTCGATACATTCTCTTTAGAGAAAATTACTGTAACGCAAAGTAAAGATAGCATGACATTGACGGCTCAAATCAGAGTACCCATACTGACACTACATTCcg ACAAATATTCACTAAAGGGAAGCGCTTATTATTTCTATCCAATAAAAGGATCAGGAGGAATGAC aattcAACTGAAGGACGTTGTAGCTCTGTCGACAGTGCGCTTTGTCAGTGTTGATGACTTTAGTTCCAAGATTGACAAATTTTCATTGCAGTATAACATTAGCAAAGTTAag GCTAATCTGGAGAAAAGCACTTTCTTGATTAACCAAGTGCTGAATGCTGAAGGGGCAGCCATCTTGAATGGCTTTCACGATGATATTGTCAACGGAACTTGGAATTATGCTGTTCCACAAGCTAACGAATATCTGTCTAAAGTGAGCCTTAgtgatttcattaaaacaatacttaaTGTCAGCCAGAGTGCATTTGTCATTAAGAAtactaaataa
- the LOC116769372 gene encoding uncharacterized protein LOC116769372: MRSLLPTGIMTFLFTNKDFRLITGQMKIQVKVEGAKAFKINSLQLRMSTLRTDFDFMIPSLHGHVSFHLDINLGGILPLRLDDKVNFNIKGISVVGAVGTAEVDHEGKKVYQVQTMQGKFHADAVHLYLGVGSKLIQDILNFLNKSKILDNSPEVKFIKRRVNDYFARILKTKVNEALERLTLAQIKAYILG, translated from the exons ATGCGCAGCTTGTTGCCGACAGGGATAATGACGTTCCTATTTACGAACAAGGATTTCAGACTTATTAC aggacaaatgaaaatacaaGTCAAAGTGGAGGGAGCCAAagctttcaaaataaattccttACAACTTCGCATGAGCACATTGAGAACTGATTTCGACTTCATGATTCCATCGCTCCATGGTCATG tttcatTCCACTTGGATATAAATTTAGGTGGTATCCTTCCCCTACGACTGGATGACAaagtaaa CTTCAATATAAAGGGAATTAGCGTGGTCGGCGCCGTAGGCACTGCGGAGGTGGATCACGAAGGAAAGAAAGTGTATCAGGTGCAAACGATGCAGGGAAAATTCCACGCAGACGCTGTTCAC TTATATTTAGGTGTTGGAAGTAAATTGattcaagatattttaaatttcttgaaCAAATCCAAAATCCTTGATAATTCGCCggaagttaaatttataaagaggCGTGTAAACGATTACTTCGCACGCATATTGAAGACAAAAGTAAACGAAGCTCTTGAGAGACTTACCTTGGCCCAAATCAAGGCTTATATTCTAGGTTAA
- the LOC116768716 gene encoding cyclin-C has product MAGNFWQSSHHQQWILDKQDLIRDRQHDLAKLTEEEYQKIFNFFASIIQVLGEQLKLRQQVIATATVYFKRFYARNSLKCIDPLLLAPTCVFLASKVEEFGVISNSRLITTCQTVIKNKFSYAYGQQEFPYRTNHILECEFYLLENLDCCLIVYQPYRPLLLFVQDIGQDDQLLTYAWRIVNDSLRTDVSLLYPPYQIAIGALHIACVMLGKENLKPWFAELNVDMDKIQEIVRLIINLYEMWKSYDEKKEIQGLLGKMPKPSPAPQR; this is encoded by the exons ATGGCTGGAAACTTTTGGCAAAGTTCTCACCATCAGCAATGGATTTTAGACAAACAAGATCTCATACGAGATCGCCAACACGATTTAGCTAAATTGACGGAAGaggaatatcaaaaaatattcaatttcttTGCTAGCATAATACAAGTATTAGGCGAACAGTTAAAATTGCGTCAGCAAGTAATAGCGACCGCTACTGTTTACTTTAAAAGATTCTATGCAAGAAACTCCTTGAAATGCATAGATCCGTTGCTTCTAGCTCCTACCTGCGTTTTTTTGGCGTCAAAAGTAGAAGAATTTGGTGTTATTTCTAATTCAAGATTAATAACAACATGTCAAACAGTTATCAAGAATAAATTCAGTTATGCTTATGGTCAGCAGGAGTTTCCTTACAGAACAAATCATATTTTGGAATGTGAATTCTATTTACTGGAGAACTTAGACTGTTGTCTGATTGTATATCAACCATACAGACCCCTGTTACTCTTTGTTCAAGACATTGGCCAAGATGATCAACTTCTTACCTATGCTTGGAGAATTGTTAATGACTCTTTACGAACTGATGTTAGCTTACTATATCCCCCATATCAG ATTGCGATAGGAGCACTTCATATTGCATGTGTAATGCTAGGCAAGGAAAATTTAAAGCCTTGGTTCGCCGAATTGAATGTTGACATGGACAAG ATCCAAGAAATAGTAAGGTTAATTATCAACTTATATGAAATGTGGAAAAGCTATGATGAAAAGAAAGAAATCCAGGGCCTCTTAGGAAAAATGCCAAAACCAAGTCCAGCACCTCaaagataa